From the genome of Lutzomyia longipalpis isolate SR_M1_2022 chromosome 2, ASM2433408v1, one region includes:
- the LOC129788555 gene encoding brain tumor protein yields MASLLDAYDTIIADNPPPVAPPPAVVTQHFTDNNRDSAAVAVNPPPPAAAAAASSLASNTTTPSGVTGTSPLDTPDVEGDLLTFPSPPCDDDTDANMFADSFGSDLLNDHGGSLEENNCLSNGHDHDCKICQTKLKSPRVLSCLHVFCEICIAKLCATDPALGYTVECPICKQITKIGAKGVASLHCDYVATNILDLSSTELRVLACTSCKGKENAISRCNDCANILCASCDNAHQSMRCFENHKVVKLEDLVKASSSEKMAIHKPLFCTTHVTENLKYYCFSCELPVCNECLIAEHKGADHVYEMLSDAEKCVRVEVENLMKEARGKVEYCDKAACHLGSALTELQTQHDVARDLIEESYQSFKAVLEKCRDNALKELKCLHSERELKIMDVLHNVEKSVEKIENACNFTKRVLEQANAPELLSLKKLIGCQFLNLVSTTPKADSNYSVEFHSNFDNFERLAQEAFGKFQTEACPVSPKECTPPPTLPGMPPILISGNQHNGSQNSTCNSVSALTGSVNGSSPISLPTSMQSSFDGDISSLGNGSGSSAGGSSGFGGLPASVLTPESTTVPLVNGTGGGGAAASVVTTVGATPALPGLSRIAEYNIHQLANLVEHAELADPIIPSTNPSPSPQFTLADVLSGDQNAFNNLQALAKLGLNAPPANLPPTGGHRDASGAPAVARIGSNWNISAGNSLISRGPSPGVDNILINEFTGNSIMPNGGGTSLSSLNDDLTISNFQSSISVPGRSKATPMQIRCKFGSLGASKGQFNSPHGFCLGVDEEIIVADTNNHRIEIFEKNGAFKFQFGVPGKEEGQLWYPRKVAVMRPTYKFVVCDRGNERSRMQIFNKTGHFMKKIAIRYIDIVAGLAVTNQGHIVAVDSVSPTVFIITEEGDLVHWFDCSNHMREPSDIAISGNDFYVCDFKGHCVAVFTEDGTFKYRIGNEKVTCFPNGIDISDAGDILIGDSHGNRFHVACFSREGVLQSEYECPYVKVSRCCGLKITSEGYVVTLAKNNHHVLVLNTLYIQ; encoded by the exons ATGGCATCGCTGCTGGACGCATATGACACCATAATAGCAGACAATCCTCCTCCAGTTGCACCACCACCAGCCGTCGTCACTCAGCACTTCACGGACAATAATCGCGATTCAGCCGCCGTTGCTGTGAATCCTCCTCCTcccgctgctgctgctgctgcttcttCTCTTGCTTCAaacaccaccaccccctctGGCGTCACGGGGACAAGCCCCCTGGACACTCCGGACGTCGAGGGTGACTTGCTGACCTTCCCGTCGCCCCCGTGTGACGACGACACCGATGCCAATATGTTTGCTGACTCCTTCGGGAGTGACCTCCTCAACGATCACGGTGGCTCTTTGGAGGAAAACAACTGTCTCTCTAATGGTCACGATCACGACTGCAAAATTTGCCA aactaaattaaaatcaccTCGAGTATTATCTTGTCTTCATGTCTTCTGTGAAATATGCATTGCGAAACTCTGTGCGACCGACCCAGCTCTGGGGTACACTGTGGAATGCCCCATTTGCAAACAAATTACCAAG ATTGGTGCCAAGGGAGTTGCTTCGTTGCACTGCGATTATGTTGCGACCAATATACTTGATTTATCCAGCACCGAATTGCGCGTACTTGCGTGCACATCGTGCAAGGGGAAGGAGAATGCGATATCACGATGCAACGATTGCGCCAACATTCTCTGCGCTAGCTGTGATAATGCCCATCAGTCGATGAGATGCTTTGAGAATCACAAAGTTGTCAAGTTGGAGGATTTGGTGAAGGCGTCATCGAGCGAGAAGATGGCCATACATAAGCCATTGTTCTGCACGACGCACGTCACGGAGAATTTGAAGTATTACTGCTTCAGCTGCGAGCTGCCCGTGTGCAATGAATGCCTCATTGCGGAGCACAAGGGTGCCGATCATGTGTACGAGATGCTGAGTGATGCGGAGAAGTGTGTGCGTGTTGAGGTGGAGAACCTCATGAAGGAGGCCCGTGGGAAGGTGGAGTACTGCGATAAGGCAGCCTGCCACCTCGGGTCGGCCCTCACGGAACTCCAGACGCAACACGATGTGGCGCGTGATCTCATTGAGGAATCGTATCAGAGCTTTAAAGCTGTCCTCGAGAAGTGTCGCGATAATGCGCTGAAAGAGCTGAAATGCCTCCATTCGGAGCGTGAGCTGAAGATTATGGATGTGCTGCACAATGTGGAGAAGTCCGTGGAGAAGATTGAGAATGCGTGCAATTTCACGAAGCGCGTCCTTGAGCAGGCAAATGCTCCGGAATTGCTGAGCCTGAAGAAGTTGATTGGATGTCAATTTCTCAATCTTGTCAGTACAACACCAAAGGCCGATAGCAATTATTCCGTGGAGTTTCATTcgaattttgacaatttcGAACGTCTAGCTCAGGAGGCATTTGGGAAGTTTCAAACTGAAGCCTGTCCCGTGAGCCCAAAGGAGTGTACACCCCCACCAACATTGCCGGGAATGCCACCGATCCTGATTAGTGGGAATCAGCACAATGGCTCGCAGAATAGTACGTGCAACAGCGTGAGTGCCCTCACGGGTTCCGTCAATGGGAGTAGCCCCATTTCGCTGCCAACATCAATGCAATCATCATTCGATGGAGACATTTCAA gcCTCGGAAATGGAAGTGGAAGCAGTGCTGGCGGAAGTAGTGGCTTTGGGGGTTTGCCGGCAAGTGTTCTCACACCGGAATCAACAACAGTTCCTCTGGTTAATGGCACAGGGGGTGGTGGTGCTGCCGCGTCTGTTGTGACAACTGTTGGGGCAACACCCGCCCTCCCGGGGCTCTCACGTATTGCCGAATACAACATTCATCAGTTGGCCAATTTGGTGGAGCACGCCGAATTGGCGGATCCCATCATTCCATCGACAAATCCCAGCCCATCCCCGCAGTTCACCCTCGCCGATGTCCTCTCCGGGGATCAGAATGCTTTCAACAATCTGCAGGCATTGGCAAAATTGGGGCTCAATGCACCCCCTGCTAATCTCCCCCCAACTGGTGGGCATCGTGATGCAAGTGGCGCCCCGGCGGTGGCACGAATTGGCTCCAATTGGAATATTTCAGCGGGGAATTCATTGATATCACGTGGACCATCACCAGGCGTGGATAATATTCTCATTAATGAATTCACCGGGAATTCCATAATGCCCAATGGTGGCGGCACGTCATTGTCATCTCTCAATGATGATCTCACCAtttcgaattttcaatcaTCAATCAGCGTCCCAGGGCGCTCAAAGGCAACCCCCATGCAGATTCGGTGCAAATTTGGCTCATTGGGTGCCTCAAAGGGGCAATTCAATTCACCCCATGGCTTCTGCTTGGGTGTCGATGAGGAGATTATTGTGGCAGATACGAATAATCACAGAATTGAG ATTTTCGAGAAGAATGGAGCATTCAAGTTCCAATTTGGTGTACCTGGAAAGGAGGAGGGACAACTTTGGTATCCACGAAAAGTTGCTGTAATGCGTCCAACGTACAAGTTTGTTGTGTGCGATCGTGGCAATGAACGCTCGCGAATGCAGATTTTCAACAAGACTGGgcattttatgaagaaaattgccattcg ctaCATTGACATCGTTGCGGGTCTCGCAGTCACAAATCAGGGACATATTGTTGCAGTTGACAGCGTCTCCCCGACTGTCTTTATCATCACCGAAGAGGGAGATCTTGTTCATTGGTTCGATTGTAGCAATCACATGCGCGAACCATCTGATATTGCCATAAGCG GAAATGATTTCTATGTGTGCGACTTCAAGGGGCACTGTGTGGCCGTCTTCACGGAAGATGGAACATTCAAGTATCGCATTGGCAATGAGAAAGTGACATGCTTCCCAAATGGAATTGATATTTCCGATGCTGGTGACATTCTCATTGGGGACTCACATGGAAATCGCTTCCATGTTGCGTGCTTTTCTCGCGAGGGTGTCCTGCAGTCTGAATATGAGTGCCCCTATGTCAAG GTGTCACGATGTTGCGGACTAAAGATCACATCTGAGGGTTACGTGGTAACTTTGGCCAAAAATAACCATCACGTTCTTGTGTTAAACACACTCTATATCCAGTGA